In Microbacterium laevaniformans, a single window of DNA contains:
- a CDS encoding helix-turn-helix domain-containing protein encodes MAVDQQSWDARLAAAVGRNVRQLRQDRSTPLSAQALSNRTADLGHKVHRSVIAKLENGERASVTLGDLFVLAAALEVPPFALLAPLVTSSRVEVLPGQMLSEWDAVDWLAGDLTVGIETADNQITDAYELRFRFRVAMLQYVDAFHRAETAEGSAREIAIEGLSAQERYIDQLSKALNRLGVQHVPSASGGVAILRESRV; translated from the coding sequence ATGGCAGTAGATCAACAGTCGTGGGATGCGCGGCTTGCTGCCGCCGTGGGCCGGAACGTCCGACAACTTCGGCAGGATCGTTCCACTCCGCTGAGTGCCCAGGCGCTCTCAAACCGCACCGCCGATCTAGGGCACAAGGTGCACCGATCTGTAATCGCGAAGCTTGAGAACGGGGAGCGGGCGTCGGTGACTCTGGGCGACCTCTTCGTCCTCGCTGCCGCGCTGGAGGTGCCACCCTTCGCGCTGCTCGCCCCATTGGTTACTAGTAGCCGGGTCGAGGTTCTGCCTGGCCAAATGCTCAGCGAGTGGGATGCGGTCGACTGGCTTGCCGGCGACCTCACGGTCGGCATCGAGACCGCCGATAACCAGATCACCGACGCCTACGAGCTGCGCTTCCGCTTCCGCGTCGCGATGTTGCAGTACGTCGACGCATTCCATCGAGCCGAGACAGCGGAAGGCTCCGCGAGGGAGATCGCGATCGAAGGTCTCTCTGCGCAGGAGCGGTACATAGACCAACTTAGCAAAGCTCTCAATCGGCTGGGTGTGCAACACGTGCCATCCGCATCCGGCGGCGTTGCGATCCTTCGTGAGTCCCGTGTCTAG
- a CDS encoding helix-turn-helix transcriptional regulator has protein sequence MAVAQRALSTDGAAAYLDMPPATLAYWRSIGVGPKWFKLGRRVRYDRADLDSYIDVQREASQHGRQL, from the coding sequence ATGGCGGTTGCGCAGCGGGCTCTCAGCACTGACGGTGCGGCGGCGTATCTGGATATGCCGCCGGCCACACTCGCTTATTGGCGGAGCATCGGCGTTGGCCCGAAGTGGTTCAAGCTCGGACGACGCGTCAGATACGACCGAGCCGACCTCGACAGCTATATCGATGTTCAGAGGGAAGCCTCGCAGCATGGGCGGCAACTGTGA
- a CDS encoding helix-turn-helix domain-containing protein, giving the protein MTADPERMTITVKEAAQMLGVDPRTVTSALSTRGGNIPARAVGRRVVIPRASFLAWLSGDTKDAESPHGESRESEVAAIVRTKLIELLGTLGASESPRAPQ; this is encoded by the coding sequence GTGACCGCCGATCCGGAGCGGATGACGATCACGGTCAAGGAAGCCGCTCAGATGCTCGGGGTCGACCCGCGTACGGTCACATCTGCTCTGAGTACGCGTGGTGGCAACATCCCCGCCCGCGCCGTCGGGCGAAGAGTCGTGATCCCTCGCGCGTCGTTCCTGGCATGGCTATCGGGTGATACCAAGGACGCCGAGTCGCCGCATGGTGAGAGTCGCGAGAGCGAAGTCGCTGCCATTGTACGGACGAAGCTCATTGAGTTGCTGGGCACGCTCGGTGCGAGCGAGAGTCCGAGGGCGCCGCAGTGA